The genomic stretch GGAAGGTCATCAGGCTTGCCCTGAGCGTGCCGAACGGGTCGCTTTGCTCGGGATGACGGGGGAAGCGTCGAGTGACCCGACCCGGTCGTTCACGACTGACAGGCCACCAGTACCGTCACGAGGCTGCCGAGTGCGGTCGGCGCTCGCCAGCCTCGCCAGACGACGCACACGGAACGGCGGCGCGCCGTCCGAGGGCTCTGGGGGGAGCGACCAGCCGGCAAGGCGACCAGCCGGCAAGGCGACCAGCCGGCAGGCTGGCTCGTGCCTTTGCGCGGGCTGCTGGCTCTCCTCCTTCCATTTCTGCCAAAGGAGCTCCCCACACCTATGGCTGAGGTATTTGCCGGTGTCGTCGCCGATTTCGACGACGGCGCACGCAAGATCGTGCCAGTCAACGGGCGCGAGGTCGTGGTGCTGCGGCACGACGACAGCTACTACGCCTACGCGAACTATTGCCTGCACAACGGTGGTCCCGTTGGCGAAGGCGTGCTGATCGGGCGCGTCGAGGCGATCCTTGGTGAGAACCAGACCTCAGCCGGCGAGCGCTTCTCCACCGAGGAAACGCATCTGGTCTGCCCCTGGCACGGCTGGGAGTACAACCTCAAGACGGGCGCCTGCGCGGGCGATCCGAGCCGCAAGCTGCGTCGCTTCGAGACGGTTGAGCGGGAAGGAAACATCTATGTCGTCGCGTGACTCCGGGTCCAGCGTCGCAACGCCCGCGAAGCCGTCCGGTCCCGACGCCCTGGCCGCCGCCATTGATGCTGTCTACGCCGAAGTAGACCGTCGCCTCGCGGCCGGCTCGGTGGAGGACGTCGATCGGCAGGCCGTTCAGCGGCTCATGACGCTCGCCGTCAAGCTGTACGTGGCGCAGCGGCAGGCAGGCGCCGAGTACTCGCCGTTCGTCGGCGACAGCGCCACCGCCACCGACGTGACCGTCACCGCGATGGCGATGCTCGAAGCGGTCAATCTCGATGTGTTCGAGCTGAGCCTGTGGCGCGGCTGGGGCAAGGCGTAACGAGTTTTCAGGAGTGCTCCGCATGACCCTTACCTCCGACTCGGCCCAGTCCGACCTGGTCCGTACCATCGTCCAGGGTGACCGCGACGGCTTCGACACGCGGGCGCACCTCGATCATGCCCAGCAGCAGGCGAAAGAGCGCAACTACTCCAGGTTCCTGATCGTGGACGCCGACGCCCACCACTACGAGAACGA from Chloroflexota bacterium encodes the following:
- a CDS encoding Rieske (2Fe-2S) protein, with product MAEVFAGVVADFDDGARKIVPVNGREVVVLRHDDSYYAYANYCLHNGGPVGEGVLIGRVEAILGENQTSAGERFSTEETHLVCPWHGWEYNLKTGACAGDPSRKLRRFETVEREGNIYVVA